One Etheostoma spectabile isolate EspeVRDwgs_2016 chromosome 12, UIUC_Espe_1.0, whole genome shotgun sequence genomic window carries:
- the tcea1 gene encoding transcription elongation factor A protein 1 isoform X1: protein MGKKEEEEIIRIAKKMDKMAQKKNGAGALDLLKELRSIPMTLELLQSTRIGMSVNAIRKQSTDDEVTSLAKSLIKSWKKLLDEPGGGEKPSDEKRKEQTTPVSPSQGSPEAKEESSSSSNSSSKSEPAEVSTNTLINTFPRAPSTSDSIRIKCRELLANALQAGDDYIAIGADCDELGAQIEEVIFQEFKNTDMKYKNRVRSRISNLKDMKNPNLRRTVLCGSVTPERMARMTAEEMASDELKEMRKNLTKEAVRDHQMATTGGTQTDLFTCGKCKGKCCTYTQVQTRSADEPMTTFVFCNECGNRWKFC from the exons ATGGGcaaaaaggaggaagaggagatcATCAGAATTGCAAAGAAGATGGATAAAATGGCGCAGAAGAAAAACGGG GCCGGGGCTTTGGACTTATTGAAGGAGCTGCGAAGTATCCCCATGACTCTCGAGCTTCTTCAG TCTACCAGAATTGGGATGTCTGTTAACGCCATCCGCAAGCAGAGCACAGACGACGAGGTGACATCCCTAGCCAAGTCCTTGATCAAATCATGGAAGAAGCTTTTAG ATGAGCCTGGTGGTGGAGAAAAACCTTCAGATGAAAAGAGGAAAGAGCAAACAACGCCTGTTTCTCCCTCGCAGGGAAGCCCAGAAGCAAAAGAAGAAAG CAGCTCCAGCAGTAACTCCAGCAGCAAGAGTGAGCCTGCTGAAGTTTCAACCAACACATTGATCAACACCTTTCCTCGCGCCCCCAGCACCTCCGACTCTATCAGGATCAAGTGCAGAGAGTTGCTGGCCAATGCTCTGCAGGCTGGAG atgATTATATTGCTATTGGTGCTGATTGTGATGAACTCGGAGCACAGATCGAGGAAG TTATCTTTCAAGAGTTTAAGAATACAGACATGAAATACAAGAATCGTGTGCGGAGCCGAATCTCAAACTTGAAGGATATGAAGAACCCAAATTTAAGGAGGACTGTGCTATGTGGGAGTGTAACCCCCGAGCGGATGGCTAGGATGACCGCAGAG GAAATGGCCAGTGATGAGCTGAAGGAAATGAGAAAGAATTTGACCAAAGAAGCTGTCAGGGACCACCAGATGGCCACCACTGGAGGCACTCAGACTGATCTATTCACCTGTGGCAAGTGCAAGGGGAAGTGCTGCACCTACACACAG GTTCAAACTCGGAGTGCTGATGAGCCAATGACCACGTTTGTCTTCTGCAATGAATGTGGAAATAGATGGAAA TTCTGCTGA
- the tcea1 gene encoding transcription elongation factor A protein 1 isoform X2, with the protein MGKKEEEEIIRIAKKMDKMAQKKNGAGALDLLKELRSIPMTLELLQSTRIGMSVNAIRKQSTDDEVTSLAKSLIKSWKKLLDEPGGGEKPSDEKRKEQTTPVSPSQGSPEAKEESSSSNSSSKSEPAEVSTNTLINTFPRAPSTSDSIRIKCRELLANALQAGDDYIAIGADCDELGAQIEEVIFQEFKNTDMKYKNRVRSRISNLKDMKNPNLRRTVLCGSVTPERMARMTAEEMASDELKEMRKNLTKEAVRDHQMATTGGTQTDLFTCGKCKGKCCTYTQVQTRSADEPMTTFVFCNECGNRWKFC; encoded by the exons ATGGGcaaaaaggaggaagaggagatcATCAGAATTGCAAAGAAGATGGATAAAATGGCGCAGAAGAAAAACGGG GCCGGGGCTTTGGACTTATTGAAGGAGCTGCGAAGTATCCCCATGACTCTCGAGCTTCTTCAG TCTACCAGAATTGGGATGTCTGTTAACGCCATCCGCAAGCAGAGCACAGACGACGAGGTGACATCCCTAGCCAAGTCCTTGATCAAATCATGGAAGAAGCTTTTAG ATGAGCCTGGTGGTGGAGAAAAACCTTCAGATGAAAAGAGGAAAGAGCAAACAACGCCTGTTTCTCCCTCGCAGGGAAGCCCAGAAGCAAAAGAAGAAAG CTCCAGCAGTAACTCCAGCAGCAAGAGTGAGCCTGCTGAAGTTTCAACCAACACATTGATCAACACCTTTCCTCGCGCCCCCAGCACCTCCGACTCTATCAGGATCAAGTGCAGAGAGTTGCTGGCCAATGCTCTGCAGGCTGGAG atgATTATATTGCTATTGGTGCTGATTGTGATGAACTCGGAGCACAGATCGAGGAAG TTATCTTTCAAGAGTTTAAGAATACAGACATGAAATACAAGAATCGTGTGCGGAGCCGAATCTCAAACTTGAAGGATATGAAGAACCCAAATTTAAGGAGGACTGTGCTATGTGGGAGTGTAACCCCCGAGCGGATGGCTAGGATGACCGCAGAG GAAATGGCCAGTGATGAGCTGAAGGAAATGAGAAAGAATTTGACCAAAGAAGCTGTCAGGGACCACCAGATGGCCACCACTGGAGGCACTCAGACTGATCTATTCACCTGTGGCAAGTGCAAGGGGAAGTGCTGCACCTACACACAG GTTCAAACTCGGAGTGCTGATGAGCCAATGACCACGTTTGTCTTCTGCAATGAATGTGGAAATAGATGGAAA TTCTGCTGA
- the rgs20 gene encoding regulator of G-protein signaling 20 isoform X1, protein MRSHGWSMPCVRAVRQWEIRPTSALWGIGRTKALMWQRLPGVFRACRHSVGYSVNYNDPVAEEQEMVCLEPMGSERMEMRKRQMSVQQESAAGGTAPAQQGQANPRGSNACCFCWCCCCSCSWNEDRDERNRKASYDVKEGTADCEDCPKPTLEDVRLWGQSFDKLMCCPAGRNSFRQFLRTEFSEENMLFWLACEEFSKDPNKSAVEERARVIYEDYISILSPKEVSLDSRVRETINRNMQEPNLHTFEDAQLQIYTLMQRDSYPRYMNSADYKNLLNTLSEQSPES, encoded by the exons ATGAGGTCTCATGGTTGGAGCATGCCATGTGTTAGAGCGGTAAGGCAGTGGGAGATCAGGCCCACGTCTGCTCTGTGGGGGATCGGACGCACCAAGGCCCTGATGTGGCAGCGGCTACCGGGAGTGTTCCGGGCCTGCCGGCATAGTGTGGGATACTCAGTGAACTACAATGACCCAGTCGCAGAGGAACAGGAGATGGTGTGCCTTGAG CCCATGGGATCAGAGCGGATGGAGATGCGAAAGAGGCAGATGTCGGTGCAGCAGGAGTCGGCAGCGGGGGGAACTGCACCGGCCCAGCAGGGCCAGGCCAACCCACGGGGCTCAAATGCATGCTGCTTctgctggtgctgctgctgtagCTGTTCCTG GAATGAAGACCGGGATGAAAGGAACCGAAAGGCTTCTTATGACGTCAAGGAAGGGACCGCAGACTGTGAAGACTG CCCAAAGCCCACGCTGGAGGACGTGCGCTTGTGGGGGCAGTCGTTTGACAAGCTAATGTGTTGCCCAGCGGGAAGGAACTCCTTCCGACAGTTTCTTCGCACCGAGTTCAGCGAGGAGAACATGCTCTTCTGGTTAGCCTGTGAGGAGTTCAGCAAAGACCCCAACAAGAGTGCAGTGGAGGAGAGGGCTCGGGTCATCTATGAGGATTACATCTCCATTCTCTCGCCTAAAGAG GTGAGCCTTGACTCCCGTGTGCGTGAGACGATCAACAGGAACATGCAGGAACCCAACTTGCACACGTTCGAAGATGCCCAGTTGCAGATCTACACACTAATGCAAAGAGACTCGTATCCCCGCTACATGAACTCCGCAGACTACAAAAACCTGCTCAACACTCTCTCAGAGCAGTCCCCTGAATCGTAG
- the rgs20 gene encoding regulator of G-protein signaling 20 isoform X2 produces the protein MGSERMEMRKRQMSVQQESAAGGTAPAQQGQANPRGSNACCFCWCCCCSCSWNEDRDERNRKASYDVKEGTADCEDCPKPTLEDVRLWGQSFDKLMCCPAGRNSFRQFLRTEFSEENMLFWLACEEFSKDPNKSAVEERARVIYEDYISILSPKEVSLDSRVRETINRNMQEPNLHTFEDAQLQIYTLMQRDSYPRYMNSADYKNLLNTLSEQSPES, from the exons ATGGGATCAGAGCGGATGGAGATGCGAAAGAGGCAGATGTCGGTGCAGCAGGAGTCGGCAGCGGGGGGAACTGCACCGGCCCAGCAGGGCCAGGCCAACCCACGGGGCTCAAATGCATGCTGCTTctgctggtgctgctgctgtagCTGTTCCTG GAATGAAGACCGGGATGAAAGGAACCGAAAGGCTTCTTATGACGTCAAGGAAGGGACCGCAGACTGTGAAGACTG CCCAAAGCCCACGCTGGAGGACGTGCGCTTGTGGGGGCAGTCGTTTGACAAGCTAATGTGTTGCCCAGCGGGAAGGAACTCCTTCCGACAGTTTCTTCGCACCGAGTTCAGCGAGGAGAACATGCTCTTCTGGTTAGCCTGTGAGGAGTTCAGCAAAGACCCCAACAAGAGTGCAGTGGAGGAGAGGGCTCGGGTCATCTATGAGGATTACATCTCCATTCTCTCGCCTAAAGAG GTGAGCCTTGACTCCCGTGTGCGTGAGACGATCAACAGGAACATGCAGGAACCCAACTTGCACACGTTCGAAGATGCCCAGTTGCAGATCTACACACTAATGCAAAGAGACTCGTATCCCCGCTACATGAACTCCGCAGACTACAAAAACCTGCTCAACACTCTCTCAGAGCAGTCCCCTGAATCGTAG